The genome window ATTTCATCGTTAAATTGGCAAATCTTCAAATCCAATTAATATTCAAGCGGCACAATCGGCTCTTTTTTGCTGGTTGACATGATCATCATGGTTTGGAAAGTTTTAACCACAGTGATGCGACTTATCTTTTCCATGATCAATTGCTCATACGATTTAATGTCGCGTACATACACTTTCAGTAAAAAATCACACTGACCCGTTACGTGGTGGCATTCGGTAACTTCCTTTATATTTTGAATCTCATCCAAAAATGTCTGGATGGTATTTTTTTGATGAAAATCAAGTGAGATTTGGATGAATGTTTTTATCCCAAGTCCCAATTTCTCCTCATCAACCAGGGCGTGGTAGCTCTTTATATACTCTGCGTTTTCAAGCTTTCTTACCCGCTCTAAAGTGGGTGCAGGTGAAAGCCCTATCTCATTCGAAAGTTGAAGGTTGGTTATCCTTCCATTCTCTTGTAAAATCTTTAATATCTGGAGGTCTATTTTATCTAATTCAGCGGCCATAGTAGTGCAAATATATACTTTTCATCATTCTGCGAAATAAAATTTCTCAAAAAAGAGCTTTAACCGAAATAAATTCTTTTTTTATTAAAATTTAGATTTGTCTAAATATTTAATTAGATTTGCTTAAATGAATACTTTAGCCGAAGAAAACTACCTCAAATCTATCTATCACCTGGCCCTGAACGCAGAAAATGTTGCCACCAACCAGCTCGCATCATTGCTGAATACCAAGGCTTCCTCGGTAACGGACATGCTTAAAAAGCTGGCCGACAAGGAACTCATTAATTACACCCCATACCAAGGTGTTACGCTTACGGCTTCCGGTGAGAAAATTGCTGTGAATATTATCCGGAAGCACCGCCTCTGGGAATTCTTTTTGGTTGAAAAATTAGATTTTAAATGGGACGAGGTACATGAAATGGCCGAAGAGATGGAACATATCTCCTCCACCGAGTTGATTGATCGCCTGGATAAATTTATGGGTTATCCAAAATACGATCCGCACGGCGACCCGATTCCGGATTGTGACGGAAAATTTAAATTGCATGACCTGAAACCGGTTTCCGCAATTGATGTTGATGTTACCGGGGTTATTTGCGGCGTACGTGAGCACTCATCAGCTTTTTTACAATACCTGGAAAAACAGGGTTTAACCATTGGAAAGAAAATAACTATTAAAGATATTATAGCGTTTGATCGCTCAGTGGTGTTGCAATTAGAAAACCAAACCGTTCAAATAAGCCGCGAGGTAGCGAATAATTTATTAATAACCTTATGAGTAACAAACCCGCCAATTCCTTAGCTAATGTTCATAGTTCCGTAAATCCCGAAGGCAAAACCGGCTGGAAAAGGGTGCTTGCATTTTTGGGACCGGCATACCTGGTAAGTGTTGGTTACATGGACCCGGGAAACTGGGCTACGGACATTGCAGGCGGCAGTGCATTTGGCTACCGGCTGATATGGGTTTTGTTCGCATCAAACCTCATCGCGCTGCTCTTGCAATCGTTAAGTGCACGCCTCGGCATTGTTAGAGGATTGGACCTTGCACAAGCTTCAAAAAACGCGTATCCCCGTTTTGTAAATTTCTGCCTTTACCTGTTAGCTCAAATAGCAATTATTGCCTGTGACCTTGCCGAGATCATCGGCATGGCTATTGGCTTACAACTTTTGTTTCACCTGCCGCTTATATGGGGAGTGTCACTTACCATTACAGACACGGTATTGATGCTGTTTTTAATGAACAAAGGGATGCGTAAGCTCGAAGCGTTCATTATGTCGATGATATTTATAATCGGTGTGTCTTTTTTAATAGAGATGTTTATAGTAGGGCCGGATCTTGCCGGGGTTGCAAAAGGATTTATCCCGGGCAACCTGAGTGGCAGCGCTTTATATATAGCCATCGGCATTATAGGCGCAACGGTAATGCCACATAACTTATACCTGCATTCATCACTGGTACAAACCCGGCAGATCACAAGGACTGATGAAGGCATAAGATCATCCATTAAATTCAACCTTTTTGACACGGTAATTGCCTTAAATCTCGCATTTATTGTAAATGCTGCCATTTTAATATTGGCAGCAGCGGCATTTTATAAAAACGGGTACTTTAAGGTTGCCGAAATTCAGGATGCCTATAAACTACTGGAACACATTTTCGGAGCCATAGCTCCTACCCTGTTCGCTATCGCATTAATAGCCTCTGGCCAAAGCTCAACTATAACCGGCACACTTGCCGGGCAGATAATTATGGAAGGGCATATTAACCTGCGTATTGAGCCCTGGCTGCGCCGCCTTTTAACCCGGGTATTGGCCATAGTTCCTGCGGTTTTTACCATTATCTACTTTGGTGAAAGCGGACTGGGCAGCCTCATTATATTAAGCCAAGTAGTATTGAGCCTGCAATTGGGTTTTGCGGTGATTCCGCTAATTCACTTTACCTCAAACAAAAAACGGATGGGTAAATTTGCCATTAGTTTAAAAGTTAAGGTACTGGCCTGGGCAAGTGCTGTTTTAATTGTAGGCTTAAATGCAAAATTGGTTTACCAGCAAATTGGCGACTGGATAACGCAGTATCCATCTTCCGCACCATGGATCTATATTCTTGTAACGCCCCTGGTGGTTGGAATTGGTGTATTGTTGTTGTATGTATTTTTAAGGCCCATTTTATTTAAACATAATGATGAACCGGCAAGGGTACCGCACGGGCTGGCATCTACTATCGAAAACGTAGAGCCTATTACCTACCATAACATTGCCGTAACCATTGATTTTTCAACAAACGATACCGATTGCATCAGGAACGCTATAATGCAGGGCGGCAAACGGGCACATTACACGCTGATCCATATAGTTGAAACCGCAGGCGCAAGGTATTATGGCACCGAGGTGATGGACCATGAAACGCAAAGCGATGTGGACAACCTCGATATTTACGTTAATGCATTAATAAAACTTGGGTATAAAGCAAAAGCGCAAATAGGTTACGGCAGCGCAGCAAGCTCAATAGCCAAAATCGTAAACGGCGACGATATCGATTTCATAGTAATGGGCTCGCATGGGCACCGCGCTTTAAAGGACCTGATATTTGGCACAACAGTTAATACGGTACGACACCTTGTAAATGTACCTGTTCTGGTTGTTAAGCCGGGAATAATTTCATAAGCTGTTAAGTTCTGATTGCCCAAAAGCTTGCTAAATTTTGGCGAGGCCGGCCTTTCTTACTCCGCCAAAAATAATTTGCATATTTGCACTGATGAACCAGGATATTTATATAAAGAACAAAAAGGCCTATTTTGAGTACCATATACTTGATAAATACATTGCAGGTATAAAATTACTGGGCACCGAAATCAAATCTATCCGGGATGGTAAAGCCAATATTAATGATGCCTTTTGCACATTTATAAATGACCAGTTATATGTCAGAAACTTGCATATAGCCGAATATAGCTTTGGATCGTTCTACAACCACGAAGCCAAACGCGACCGTGTATTACTGCTCACCAAAAAAGAATTGAAAAAGCTGCAAACCCGCGGCGAAGAAAAAGGATTAACCATTGTGCCACTTGCATTATTTATCAGTGAACGTGGTTTTGCCAAATTAGAAATAGGCCTTGCCCAGGGTAAAAAAACCTTTGATAAACGCGAAACTTTGAAAGAACGCGACACAAAGGTGGAGATGGATAGAGCGATGAAACGCTAAGAATCATTTTGTCCCTTGACAGCGCAATAAAACAAAACCACGATTTAGGATCCTAAATCGTGGTTTTGTTTTATTAAAGAATTTAAAAAAGGTAGTTATTCAGATTTATTCTTCATCATCATTAACAATGAATAAGCGCCTTTTGTGACAAACCCCGCATTCATCAAATCCCCTTTATCTGCCTGCAAAATTTGAGTATATCCATTTTCACTTTCCCCGGCGGTAACTTCGGTCATCTCGAACTGACGATTACCCATTACTTTAAAAACGAACTGCTTGCCTTCATATTGCACCAATGCATCCGAAGGTAAAACATTGGCCTTTTGATTTTTCACTCTTATCTCCGCATTCATATAAGTTCCGGGTACAAGTGTTTTATCAAACAGTTCAAAATGGCAATGTACGTCTGCGTTCCTATCGGCCGATAAGTCCTTAGCTATTAATAAAATTGTACAGGGATATTTTTTACCGGGCTGATTATTGGTGAAGGCTGTTACTTTTTGTCCAATAAATAGTTTGTCCAGGTCTTTCTCATATACCTTTAATGCAAGATGTATATCTGTTGGGTTAACCAATTCAAAAAGCACTTCAGTAGGCGATACATACTTACCAATATTTACATTCACCTTAGAAACATAACCGCTGATAGGTGAATAAATATTAACGCTTCTATTGATATGTGTATCATTAATGCTTTTAATAT of Mucilaginibacter xinganensis contains these proteins:
- a CDS encoding Lrp/AsnC family transcriptional regulator, which translates into the protein MAAELDKIDLQILKILQENGRITNLQLSNEIGLSPAPTLERVRKLENAEYIKSYHALVDEEKLGLGIKTFIQISLDFHQKNTIQTFLDEIQNIKEVTECHHVTGQCDFLLKVYVRDIKSYEQLIMEKISRITVVKTFQTMMIMSTSKKEPIVPLEY
- a CDS encoding metal-dependent transcriptional regulator — encoded protein: MNTLAEENYLKSIYHLALNAENVATNQLASLLNTKASSVTDMLKKLADKELINYTPYQGVTLTASGEKIAVNIIRKHRLWEFFLVEKLDFKWDEVHEMAEEMEHISSTELIDRLDKFMGYPKYDPHGDPIPDCDGKFKLHDLKPVSAIDVDVTGVICGVREHSSAFLQYLEKQGLTIGKKITIKDIIAFDRSVVLQLENQTVQISREVANNLLITL
- a CDS encoding Nramp family divalent metal transporter — translated: MSNKPANSLANVHSSVNPEGKTGWKRVLAFLGPAYLVSVGYMDPGNWATDIAGGSAFGYRLIWVLFASNLIALLLQSLSARLGIVRGLDLAQASKNAYPRFVNFCLYLLAQIAIIACDLAEIIGMAIGLQLLFHLPLIWGVSLTITDTVLMLFLMNKGMRKLEAFIMSMIFIIGVSFLIEMFIVGPDLAGVAKGFIPGNLSGSALYIAIGIIGATVMPHNLYLHSSLVQTRQITRTDEGIRSSIKFNLFDTVIALNLAFIVNAAILILAAAAFYKNGYFKVAEIQDAYKLLEHIFGAIAPTLFAIALIASGQSSTITGTLAGQIIMEGHINLRIEPWLRRLLTRVLAIVPAVFTIIYFGESGLGSLIILSQVVLSLQLGFAVIPLIHFTSNKKRMGKFAISLKVKVLAWASAVLIVGLNAKLVYQQIGDWITQYPSSAPWIYILVTPLVVGIGVLLLYVFLRPILFKHNDEPARVPHGLASTIENVEPITYHNIAVTIDFSTNDTDCIRNAIMQGGKRAHYTLIHIVETAGARYYGTEVMDHETQSDVDNLDIYVNALIKLGYKAKAQIGYGSAASSIAKIVNGDDIDFIVMGSHGHRALKDLIFGTTVNTVRHLVNVPVLVVKPGIIS
- the smpB gene encoding SsrA-binding protein SmpB, translating into MNQDIYIKNKKAYFEYHILDKYIAGIKLLGTEIKSIRDGKANINDAFCTFINDQLYVRNLHIAEYSFGSFYNHEAKRDRVLLLTKKELKKLQTRGEEKGLTIVPLALFISERGFAKLEIGLAQGKKTFDKRETLKERDTKVEMDRAMKR
- a CDS encoding efflux RND transporter periplasmic adaptor subunit; protein product: MKSIISVIAIVCLLSACGGKKKAGDETAQPVNPNLVTLTNEQFKNAALQTGKMEQKEVSTILKLNGKIDVPPQNMVSISVPLGGYLKSTALLPGMHVIKGDVIAVMEDQQYIQLQQDYLTAKAKIIFLENEYKRQRDLNQSKASSDKIYQQAEADYRSQQVLVTSLSEKLKLAGINIKSINDTHINRSVNIYSPISGYVSKVNVNIGKYVSPTEVLFELVNPTDIHLALKVYEKDLDKLFIGQKVTAFTNNQPGKKYPCTILLIAKDLSADRNADVHCHFELFDKTLVPGTYMNAEIRVKNQKANVLPSDALVQYEGKQFVFKVMGNRQFEMTEVTAGESENGYTQILQADKGDLMNAGFVTKGAYSLLMMMKNKSE